Within the Novipirellula galeiformis genome, the region ACCGCGCGGCCGATCAAACAGGTCAGCAGTAAAAAGAATGCGGTGTAAAAACTGCTGAATACCGTCGCGTAAGCGACGGGAAACGCGGCAAAAAGTGCCCCGCCAAAGGTCACTAACCAGACTTCGTTTCCATCCCACAACGGGCCGATCGAATTCATGACCAAACGCCGCTCGCGGTCATCTTTGGCGATAAACGGATGCAGCATTCCGACCCCGAGATCAAATCCATCTAGAATCGCATAGCCGCATAGCAAAACGCCCAACAGCACGAACCAAATGAATGTCAACGCTTCGTAACTCATCGTTCGTCGTCCTCCATCAATCCACCGCCACGCGACGTTCCTTGGTGGCTAATCACCTCGGAAATTGATTCGTTGTTATGCTCTCCGCTACGGAGAAGTTTGTACCGCGTCAATTCCTCGGGCGATTCGGGACCATGTTGTATTTTGTGATGAAGCACAAACACCCATACCGCAAACAGCAGCGAGTAAATGACGCCAAACAAGATGATTGAACTAAGCACTTGTTCGGCGGTCACCGATTCGCTCAAACCGTCCGCGGTTCTCAGCCCCATCATTGGAACACCCGCTTGCACTGAAGGGTAGACAATCCACGGTTGGCGGCCGACCTCGGCGGTAATCCAGCCGGCTTGGTTGGCGGTCATCGCGGCGACGGGCATGACGACAATCACCCATAACAGCCATCGTCGTCTCTCCAACAAGCCACGGTACCACGACCAACACCCAAACGCGGCCACGACGATCATCATCGTTCCGATGCCGACCATCAAGTGAAACATTTGGAACGGTAGCCACACCGGAGGCCGCTCGTCGGCAGGAATTTGGTCCATGCCGGGGACCGGTTTCATCGGATCGTTGTAAACCATCGCACTCAACAAGTACGGTAATTGCACGCCCAAATGCACCTTTTCGTTTTTGGCATCGGGCCATCCGAACAGATACAGTCCGGTGGGCTCATCGGTGGTATGAAAATGTGCTTCCATCGCGGCAAGCTTGGCGGGTTGAGTCTCCACTAATTTCTGAGCCGAGTCGTGTCCGGTTAGTGCAGCCAAGAGGGTGAACAGCAACGCGGATGGCAATGCGATCGACAGACATCGTCTCGCGACTTCGAGATGGCGTTGCCGCAACAGATAAAACGAGCACACCGATGCGACGAAAAATGATCCCAATACGAACGCGCCAATCAGGGTGTGGGTCAACCGATCGACTGAGGACGGATTGAGCACCATCTGCCAAAAATCAGTCACTTCCGCTCTCGGCATCATTTCGCCTTGAACGTCATGCCAAACGATGTGGTATCCGGCCGGCGTCTGTTGCCAGCTGTTGGCCACGACGATCCAGACGGCACTAAACACCGATCCCAGAAAGACCATCAGCGTGCTGAAGAGATGCATTTTCACTCCGACACGATCCCAGCCAAACACCAGTACCGCTAAAAAGCCGCTTTCAAGAAAGAAGGCGAAAATGCCTTCCGCGGCCAAAGCCGAGCCAAATACGTCGCCAACAAAACGTGAATACGCTGCCCAGTTGGTGCCAAACTCGAACTCCATCACGATGCCGGTGGCGACCCCCATCGCAAAATTCACAGCAAACACGCGAGTCCAAAACCGCGCCGCTGCCTCCCATGCCGGATCGCGGGTGCGAAAGTAACGCCATTCGCACAAGAAGAGTTGCAGTCCCAGTCCGATCGATAGCGGCGGAAACAAATAGTGGAACATGATGGTGAGCGCGAACTGCAGTCGGCTGAGTATTTCAACGTCCATCGAATCTCCTTGTCCTGGTGTCTCACCTCATTATTGTGGCGAAAAGCAAACAGCATGCAAAGAAGTGGCAAAGGGACGCACCAGCGATGGAGTGTCCTTCGGTGCCGGTTTTGTACTTAGCGGCTGCGTGAGCCAAGAGCGGGACAACCGTGGGCACGACAGACAAAGGTCACGATGTGATCGTCTCGGAGCTGTTTTTGAGAAGTTTTTAATTAATTTAGTAGCATTGGTCCGTCCCCGCTAAACTACGTAATGCGGTCGTTCCCTCGTCGAGGACGCTCTACGACGAATTCGGCTGCGCTGACGGCCTTCCTTTCGAGATCGCGTCCATGATCCTGAAACGCATTTTTTTGCTTGGTTTGATGGCGGGTTCGGTGATTGCTTACCTGAGCTTGTCCGACCCCGTGTTAGTGACGGCGCAAGATGCAACGCGGCCCATCGAACCGCTACGACTGCGGACCGATGACGCTGATGTCAGGGCGCTTCCCCACGCTGTCCCCGGTTCTCACGTCAAGGTCTTTCTTCCCACGCTGCCGTATTTATATACGTCGCATGCGATCAACGGAGCGATGATCAAACCGTCCGACAATGCTCAAGGCTGGGAGTATGACATGGCGGTTTCTCATCGCCAGATCGACGAAACCACCTATGAATTTCAACTTCGGAAAGGCTGCCGATTTCAAGACGGCAGTCCCTTTAACGCGGATGCCGTCGTCTTGAACATGGAGGCGTTTAAGAAACAGCCGACGCTCTATAGCAAGATCGATCAAGTGTTTGACCACGTCGAAAAGATTGATGATGACACCGTACGCTTTCATTTGAGCGAAGAGTACGGGTGTTTTATGAACGATCTGATTTGGATGCAATTTTACACTGCCGAGTATCTTCGAATTTGTGGGGGGTGGAACGGCAAGGCCACCTGTCCCAATCTGTCGCGACCGGGTCCCTACGGCTTGGGACCGTATGTTTTGAGCGAAGGTTATCTCGAAGGCGATCGGCAAACCGCGAAAGCCGTCCTGAGAGCGAATCCCTATTATTGGAATTCGGAGTATCCCAAAGTCGAAACGATCACCGTGTTCACCCAGTTGGATTCGCTGGATGCCAAAAACAAGGTTCTGCATCGTGAAGGGGAAGTCGACATTACGGATATTCCACCGGAATATAAGGTCGAGACGATCTTGTCTGCTTTCGCCAAAGTGATCACGTCGCCTTCAAACAACAACATTG harbors:
- a CDS encoding ABC transporter substrate-binding protein — protein: MILKRIFLLGLMAGSVIAYLSLSDPVLVTAQDATRPIEPLRLRTDDADVRALPHAVPGSHVKVFLPTLPYLYTSHAINGAMIKPSDNAQGWEYDMAVSHRQIDETTYEFQLRKGCRFQDGSPFNADAVVLNMEAFKKQPTLYSKIDQVFDHVEKIDDDTVRFHLSEEYGCFMNDLIWMQFYTAEYLRICGGWNGKATCPNLSRPGPYGLGPYVLSEGYLEGDRQTAKAVLRANPYYWNSEYPKVETITVFTQLDSLDAKNKVLHREGEVDITDIPPEYKVETILSAFAKVITSPSNNNIAIHINMINGNPKLRDTVVRRALNEALNQQNLLYFVFDNEGSLSPTMASPYFPGVREFVKNLKPYSEVKDPYAPANQTRLKSILDGLQLKVLTQSHFLPMWRGIESQLKRVGVTLEITTTPSEAEIFGPLLLTHADQNQTQWDLLVWGNDDWFFNHPYTAFIAYRTTNVWSTVYPDPIMDAFIDEMFEASVGDPRFNAIVAKIMQRAYDEAYMLFMPTPNRVLAVNKEVVFRPYQMACAPLWKIQVTDQHWSVRRGPYPDEFKGSVRITRMASVEESE
- a CDS encoding cytochrome ubiquinol oxidase subunit I encodes the protein MDVEILSRLQFALTIMFHYLFPPLSIGLGLQLFLCEWRYFRTRDPAWEAAARFWTRVFAVNFAMGVATGIVMEFEFGTNWAAYSRFVGDVFGSALAAEGIFAFFLESGFLAVLVFGWDRVGVKMHLFSTLMVFLGSVFSAVWIVVANSWQQTPAGYHIVWHDVQGEMMPRAEVTDFWQMVLNPSSVDRLTHTLIGAFVLGSFFVASVCSFYLLRQRHLEVARRCLSIALPSALLFTLLAALTGHDSAQKLVETQPAKLAAMEAHFHTTDEPTGLYLFGWPDAKNEKVHLGVQLPYLLSAMVYNDPMKPVPGMDQIPADERPPVWLPFQMFHLMVGIGTMMIVVAAFGCWSWYRGLLERRRWLLWVIVVMPVAAMTANQAGWITAEVGRQPWIVYPSVQAGVPMMGLRTADGLSESVTAEQVLSSIILFGVIYSLLFAVWVFVLHHKIQHGPESPEELTRYKLLRSGEHNNESISEVISHQGTSRGGGLMEDDER